The Trypanosoma brucei gambiense DAL972 chromosome 10, complete sequence genome has a segment encoding these proteins:
- a CDS encoding cytochrome c oxidase assembly protein, putative, with amino-acid sequence MLRSPWTMLCGVGPPGLAPKRKPKIRIESGYERENQKYYEERGHFFSAFASISILSLGCTFLFVPLYRMYCAPTGRGADPKFYTPQAQRDREQLNEMYPVPKKLLKVRFLSDVGNTMPIAFVPLQKEVEVLIGEPALAFYSAYNRSNRTLLGVSSYTIAPPEATNYLNKIQCFCFEEQRFKPHELVEMPVFFYIDRDFLNDPMVNWLDEVIVNYTFFNLEKTKDIIFRSNLA; translated from the coding sequence ATGCTCCGTTCCCCGTGGACTATGCTGTGTGGTGTCGGCCCACCGGGTCTGGCGCCAAAGCGGAAGCCAAAGATACGGATCGAGAGTGGTTATGAGCGGGAGAACCAAAAATATTACGAAGAGCGTGGGCACTTTTTTTCCGCCTTTGCAAGCATATCTATTCTATCACTCGGTTGTACCTTCCTATTCGTCCCTTTGTATCGTATGTACTGCGCCCCTACCGGCCGCGGCGCAGACCCGAAGTTCTACACGCCACAGGCTCAACGGGACCGAGAACAGTTGAATGAAATGTATCCTGTACCCAAGAAGCTCCTCAAGGTGCGTTTTCTGAGCGATGTTGGCAATACGATGCCTATTGCCTTTGTTCCACTGCAGAAGGAGGTGGAGGTCTTGATAGGTGAACCTGCTCTGGCCTTTTACTCTGCATATAACCGTAGCAACCGCACTCTTTTGGGTGTTTCGTCCTATACAATTGCACCACCGGAGGCAACAAACTACCTGAATAAAATTCagtgtttctgttttgaaGAACAGCGGTTTAAACCACATGAGTTAGTTGAGATGccagttttcttttatattgATCGTGACTTTCTTAATGACCCGATGGTAAACTGGCTAGACGAGGTTATTGTCAACTATACTTTCTT